The following coding sequences lie in one Streptomyces albofaciens JCM 4342 genomic window:
- a CDS encoding collagen-like triple helix repeat-containing protein: protein MLPENIPVVTVTGRFLSPDGQPLSGSVTFRAPGQVTFPESDVILGGPVVATLDAQGRITARLPATDAPHMDPSGWSYTVAEQLAGIPNGRSYQVLLPAETPQVDLADIAPTDPSKPNYVAVRGKSAYEVALANGFSGTVADWLASLVGPRGPEGATGPRGEQGPRGDRGEQGPPGADGAPGKDGAPGVVQSVNGHRAAEVTLDAADVHAVPDTAPGAPGGVAQLDADGRVPAAQLPPITAGGVMSVNGDKGPDVQLDAARVGAIPAAAAGTAGGVATLDGAGDVPTAQLPPYLAGTWGPADYGLAAWAYDLAPSSPTPGDAPSQAGRLYLVGVPLRQAAKISRVACHTMGFNKPSSGVTAAYMGIYDTALNRIATTANLASTWVEEHRIGGSLTPYNLTAPVQLDAGGYYVAILIKGSGTSVPYLAAANWAPSTGTVSGPRQVTTSGVYRWLQTSSTTLTSLPATLRLADMAEANTCYWAALG, encoded by the coding sequence GTGCTGCCCGAGAACATCCCCGTCGTCACCGTGACCGGCCGTTTCCTCTCCCCCGACGGGCAACCCCTGTCCGGATCCGTCACCTTCCGCGCCCCCGGGCAGGTGACCTTTCCTGAGTCCGACGTGATCCTCGGCGGGCCGGTCGTGGCGACGCTCGACGCGCAGGGCCGCATCACCGCGCGCCTGCCCGCGACCGATGCCCCGCACATGGACCCGTCCGGCTGGTCGTACACCGTCGCCGAACAGCTCGCCGGAATCCCCAACGGCCGCAGCTATCAGGTCCTCTTGCCCGCGGAGACACCGCAGGTCGACCTCGCCGACATCGCGCCCACCGACCCCAGCAAGCCCAACTACGTCGCCGTACGCGGCAAGAGCGCCTACGAGGTGGCCCTCGCGAACGGCTTCTCCGGCACCGTCGCCGACTGGCTCGCTTCCCTGGTCGGACCGCGCGGGCCGGAGGGTGCGACCGGCCCACGCGGCGAACAGGGCCCCCGCGGCGACCGCGGCGAGCAGGGCCCGCCCGGAGCCGACGGAGCACCGGGCAAGGACGGCGCCCCCGGCGTCGTCCAGTCCGTCAACGGCCACCGCGCGGCCGAGGTCACCCTCGACGCCGCCGACGTGCACGCCGTCCCGGACACCGCGCCGGGCGCACCGGGCGGCGTCGCGCAGCTCGACGCCGACGGACGCGTACCCGCCGCCCAGCTCCCCCCGATCACCGCGGGCGGCGTGATGTCCGTGAACGGCGACAAGGGGCCCGACGTGCAGCTCGACGCCGCGCGCGTCGGAGCGATCCCCGCCGCCGCGGCCGGCACTGCCGGAGGCGTCGCGACCCTCGACGGGGCCGGCGATGTGCCGACCGCGCAGCTGCCGCCGTACCTCGCCGGGACGTGGGGGCCGGCCGACTACGGCCTCGCCGCGTGGGCGTACGACCTCGCGCCGTCCTCCCCGACCCCGGGGGATGCGCCCTCGCAGGCCGGACGCCTGTACCTGGTCGGCGTGCCGCTCCGCCAGGCCGCCAAGATCAGCCGCGTTGCCTGCCACACCATGGGGTTCAACAAGCCCAGCAGCGGCGTCACAGCGGCGTACATGGGCATCTACGACACCGCCCTCAACCGGATAGCCACTACCGCGAACCTAGCCTCGACGTGGGTCGAGGAACACCGCATCGGCGGATCGCTCACCCCCTACAACCTCACGGCCCCGGTGCAGCTCGACGCGGGCGGGTACTACGTCGCGATCCTGATCAAGGGCAGCGGCACCAGCGTGCCGTACCTCGCCGCCGCCAACTGGGCCCCCAGCACCGGCACCGTGTCCGGCCCGCGGCAGGTCACGACCAGCGGCGTCTACCGCTGGCTCCAGACCTCCAGCACCACCCTTACGAGCCTGCCCGCCACGCTCCGCCTCGCCGACATGGCCGAGGCGAACACGTGCTACTGGGCCGCCCTCGGCTAA
- a CDS encoding peptidoglycan-binding protein has protein sequence MSYARRVITTARAEVGTHEGRSGGRWNNVQKYSPSVPGLEWSQGQPWCSTFVSWVFRQAGCAHLAPVTASCAVGVDWFRRRGRFTEYPVIAGPVYFGPGGGSHVGICIAYTDSTITTVEANTNANGSSEGDGVYLKSRPRKSSYVYGYGIPDYPEGVVLADPAWKGRRGVTFFGHQASADDLPAGNDRPAPTEYEPFPGADWFKRSPRSPIVTAMGRRLVEEGCSAYSDGPGPQWTNADRESFRKWQKRLGDAPQYCDGWPGRRQWDALKVPKV, from the coding sequence TTGTCCTACGCACGTCGCGTCATCACTACCGCCCGCGCCGAGGTCGGCACCCATGAGGGCCGCTCCGGCGGGCGCTGGAACAACGTCCAGAAGTACAGCCCTTCCGTACCAGGGCTGGAGTGGTCGCAGGGTCAGCCGTGGTGCTCGACCTTCGTTTCGTGGGTCTTCCGGCAGGCCGGATGCGCCCACCTTGCCCCGGTCACCGCGTCCTGTGCGGTCGGCGTCGACTGGTTCCGCCGCCGCGGTCGGTTCACCGAGTACCCCGTGATCGCCGGACCCGTGTACTTCGGGCCCGGCGGCGGTAGCCACGTCGGTATCTGCATCGCGTACACCGATTCGACGATCACCACCGTGGAAGCCAATACGAACGCGAACGGCAGCTCGGAAGGCGACGGGGTGTACCTGAAGTCCCGCCCGCGCAAGTCGAGTTACGTCTACGGGTACGGCATCCCGGACTACCCCGAGGGTGTCGTGCTGGCCGATCCGGCATGGAAGGGCCGCCGCGGCGTGACATTCTTCGGTCACCAGGCGTCCGCCGACGACCTGCCCGCCGGCAACGACCGTCCGGCCCCTACCGAGTACGAGCCGTTCCCGGGCGCCGACTGGTTCAAGCGGTCGCCCCGCTCCCCGATCGTGACCGCGATGGGCCGCCGCCTGGTCGAAGAAGGCTGCTCGGCGTACTCCGACGGGCCCGGCCCGCAGTGGACCAACGCTGATCGCGAGTCGTTCCGCAAGTGGCAGAAGCGCCTCGGCGACGCCCCGCAGTACTGCGACGGGTGGCCCGGCCGCCGTCAGTGGGACGCCCTAAAGGTCCCCAAGGTCTGA
- a CDS encoding lasso RiPP family leader peptide-containing protein: MPDIHEEIEYEKPELAEVGDFTELTRGFVGNSYDNFGGMFLNF, from the coding sequence ATGCCGGACATTCACGAAGAGATCGAGTACGAGAAGCCCGAACTGGCGGAAGTTGGCGACTTCACAGAACTGACGCGCGGGTTCGTCGGTAACAGCTACGACAACTTCGGCGGGATGTTCCTGAACTTCTGA
- a CDS encoding ATP-binding protein → MTLAPPAPPPAPPEAHRSFRFDLPSGDTAPRIARTVVEDLLTLTDADELAADAKALVSELVTNVYQHTRTAVVRLDVAVHPNSVRVVVWDDAPGSRLLSLRPLHDDVTGRGLLLVDAFASRWGVYQPNVEERRRKGVWFAIDRKDAAL, encoded by the coding sequence ATGACTCTCGCACCCCCGGCACCACCGCCCGCACCCCCCGAAGCGCACCGCTCGTTCCGGTTCGATCTGCCCAGCGGAGACACCGCGCCCAGGATCGCCCGGACCGTGGTGGAAGACCTGCTGACCCTGACCGACGCCGACGAACTCGCCGCCGACGCAAAGGCGCTGGTTAGTGAGCTGGTCACGAATGTGTATCAGCACACCCGAACGGCCGTCGTACGGCTCGACGTTGCCGTGCATCCGAACTCTGTGCGCGTGGTCGTGTGGGACGACGCCCCCGGTAGCCGACTCCTCAGCCTGCGCCCCCTGCACGACGACGTAACCGGGCGCGGCCTGCTGCTCGTTGACGCGTTCGCGTCGCGCTGGGGCGTCTACCAGCCCAATGTCGAGGAACGCCGACGCAAGGGCGTGTGGTTCGCGATCGACCGAAAGGACGCTGCCTTATGA
- a CDS encoding helix-turn-helix domain-containing protein: MPPRDNPTARQTRLGAELRKMRDLAGKTAREAAGLISTDQAKISHIEAGRVGISEDRIRRLAVLYACTDTALVDALCAIAREHRGQHWWDEYRGILAPGFLDIAELEHHATSLRCLQPVTIPGVLQTENYVRALFAGVLPELPADEVNARTEHRMRRQVIFARETPPPFQTIVHEAALRMRIGGRKVAKEQLERLLEVSHRPEITLRVIPFSSDDFVEVTQTVMYAGGPVPQLDTIHLDTPFGGRFLDAAADLDRYRLLLDTAERASLNPDDSRSFIHHIAREL, translated from the coding sequence ATGCCGCCAAGGGACAACCCGACCGCACGCCAAACGCGTCTTGGTGCCGAGCTGCGAAAGATGCGCGACCTCGCAGGCAAGACAGCCCGGGAGGCTGCTGGCCTCATCTCGACAGACCAAGCGAAGATCAGCCACATCGAAGCGGGCAGGGTCGGCATCAGCGAGGACCGCATCAGGCGGCTTGCCGTGCTCTACGCCTGCACCGACACCGCGCTCGTCGACGCGCTTTGCGCCATAGCGCGCGAGCATCGCGGCCAACACTGGTGGGACGAGTACCGCGGCATCCTGGCGCCCGGCTTCCTCGACATCGCCGAGTTGGAGCACCACGCCACGAGCCTCCGCTGCTTGCAGCCGGTGACCATCCCTGGCGTCCTACAGACCGAGAACTACGTACGCGCCCTGTTCGCCGGTGTACTGCCCGAACTGCCGGCTGACGAGGTCAACGCCCGCACCGAACACCGGATGCGCCGCCAGGTGATCTTCGCCCGCGAAACGCCGCCACCGTTTCAGACCATCGTGCATGAGGCTGCGTTGCGTATGCGCATTGGTGGGCGCAAGGTAGCCAAGGAGCAGTTGGAACGACTGCTTGAGGTGTCCCACCGGCCAGAGATCACCCTGCGCGTGATTCCGTTTAGCAGCGATGATTTCGTTGAGGTCACTCAGACGGTGATGTACGCCGGTGGCCCAGTCCCGCAGTTGGACACGATCCACCTCGACACCCCTTTCGGCGGTCGATTCTTGGATGCGGCCGCCGATCTGGACCGGTACCGCCTGTTGCTCGATACAGCCGAGCGTGCGTCACTTAACCCGGACGACTCGCGCAGTTTCATCCACCACATCGCAAGAGAACTGTGA
- a CDS encoding DUF397 domain-containing protein, whose protein sequence is MDSKLIWQKSSFSGGGGEQCVEIAEATGSIFLRESDDPNVIATLTRDNLGALIRHVKLGALDHRAH, encoded by the coding sequence ATGGACTCGAAATTGATATGGCAGAAGTCTTCCTTTTCTGGTGGCGGGGGTGAGCAGTGCGTTGAGATCGCCGAGGCAACCGGTTCGATCTTCCTCCGAGAGAGTGACGACCCGAACGTCATTGCGACCCTAACTCGGGACAACCTTGGCGCTCTCATCCGGCACGTCAAGTTGGGCGCCCTGGATCACCGCGCCCACTGA
- a CDS encoding DUF397 domain-containing protein, translated as MSDNLYERQAVGPFAALCGGGDEGDDSMESCITVSELHGGGYALRDSKPEGAGRELRMSRDEITAFARKWMEQHG; from the coding sequence ATGAGCGACAATCTGTACGAGAGGCAGGCCGTCGGCCCCTTCGCCGCCCTGTGTGGCGGCGGGGACGAGGGTGACGATTCGATGGAAAGCTGCATCACCGTATCCGAGCTGCACGGCGGCGGATACGCCCTCCGCGACTCCAAGCCCGAGGGCGCCGGCCGCGAACTGCGCATGAGCCGTGACGAAATCACCGCATTCGCTCGAAAGTGGATGGAGCAGCACGGCTAA
- a CDS encoding JmjC domain-containing protein produces the protein MPLSDLIDNPAEVLAHWPHEPLTFHRAPDTFQHLLTLDEVDELIDSNCLAMRNVVLLKQGRIFEAWEYHDPNDPGMPRRNTVRRHITDGGSISLRELEQFKPAVARLYEELRHETGYGVHINAYLTPPGAQGLKYHFDPYVTLVLQLAGRKTWPCHRPFIKAPVQEYGSFHLTGFTAEQLRYLATTPPALSFTLAPGDVLWLPRGYVHSPYTEGDETSLHITVAFKERTHQWLTQQIAEDLVQRALQDPQMREELPPTTLMGDTLSAIKQAREYLIGALLLMDPEDAVKYVRGAALRP, from the coding sequence ATGCCGCTAAGCGACTTGATCGACAACCCCGCCGAAGTCCTGGCCCACTGGCCGCACGAACCGCTCACCTTCCACCGCGCCCCCGACACGTTCCAGCATCTACTGACGCTCGACGAGGTAGACGAGCTGATCGATTCCAACTGCCTCGCCATGCGGAACGTGGTTCTCCTCAAACAGGGGCGGATCTTCGAGGCGTGGGAGTACCACGACCCCAACGACCCGGGGATGCCTCGCCGCAACACCGTGCGTAGGCACATCACCGATGGCGGCTCAATCTCCCTACGCGAGCTGGAGCAGTTCAAACCGGCCGTAGCGAGGCTCTACGAGGAACTGCGCCACGAGACCGGCTACGGGGTACACATCAACGCCTACCTCACCCCGCCCGGCGCCCAGGGCCTCAAATACCACTTCGACCCCTACGTCACGCTCGTTCTGCAACTCGCCGGCCGTAAGACGTGGCCCTGCCATCGTCCATTCATCAAGGCCCCTGTACAGGAGTACGGATCGTTCCACCTCACCGGGTTCACGGCCGAACAGCTCCGCTACCTCGCCACCACTCCGCCGGCCCTGAGCTTCACCCTCGCCCCCGGTGACGTGCTGTGGCTCCCCCGCGGATACGTGCACTCGCCCTACACCGAGGGAGACGAGACTTCGCTACACATCACCGTCGCGTTCAAAGAGCGGACGCACCAGTGGCTCACACAGCAGATCGCCGAAGACCTCGTTCAGCGAGCCCTCCAAGACCCACAGATGCGCGAGGAACTGCCGCCCACCACCCTCATGGGTGACACCCTGTCCGCCATCAAGCAGGCACGCGAGTACCTCATTGGGGCTTTGCTGCTCATGGACCCGGAAGACGCGGTTAAGTACGTCCGAGGCGCCGCCCTCCGACCCTGA
- a CDS encoding recombinase family protein: MSDLHIPPTFRSAPGTGDAWIGYIRVSTWKEEKISPELQEAAIRAWAARTGRRLLEPMVVDLDATGRNFKRKIMSAIERVESGEARGIAVWRYSRFGRNRTGNSAALARLEAVGGELESATEPVDARTAVGELQREMIFAFGNFESNRAGEQWRETHEFRIKNQLPATGRPRFGYTWHPRRVPDPSMPGGWRLQEERYTLHPDFAPIAEEMYERKLAAPVPQGLNTIAHWLNEELAIPTTRGGLWHTSTIARYMDSGFAAGLLRMHDPECRCGYGTNPNMSKCPNGRILFVPGAQPKIIEPDVWEEYKAHRAQSKKIPPRARKATYTLSGLTAHGRCRYHMSHASDTVKGVQIRGHWLVCSRHKNVSKLACPGGINVKREQAEDEVFDWLGREQLAADIDAAPATPSDTAPPVDPRIAHQRERDWINRELKKVDDALDRLVEDNALNPEKYPSDSFARVRDKWLGKKGALTKQLAELGAVEALPARSDFREMIVGLLEEWETFKPIERNAMLRQLVRRVVFHDIRDDEGKLKSVRAEIHPVWEPDPWAPKRICRGPFGTRPDWSPADLWSRAADREAVAG; encoded by the coding sequence GTGAGCGACCTGCACATACCACCCACATTCCGGAGCGCACCGGGCACCGGCGACGCCTGGATCGGGTACATCCGCGTCTCCACGTGGAAAGAGGAGAAGATCAGCCCCGAACTGCAAGAGGCAGCAATCAGGGCATGGGCGGCGCGCACCGGCCGCCGCCTGCTCGAACCGATGGTCGTTGACCTCGACGCGACCGGCCGGAACTTCAAGCGCAAGATTATGAGCGCCATCGAGCGCGTTGAATCCGGCGAGGCGCGCGGCATTGCCGTGTGGCGATACTCCCGATTCGGGCGCAACCGAACGGGCAACTCCGCCGCCCTCGCGCGTCTTGAAGCCGTCGGCGGCGAGCTGGAATCGGCGACAGAACCCGTCGACGCCCGAACTGCCGTGGGCGAGCTGCAACGAGAAATGATCTTCGCGTTCGGCAACTTCGAGAGCAACCGCGCCGGCGAACAGTGGCGCGAGACCCACGAATTCCGCATCAAGAACCAGCTACCGGCGACCGGGCGCCCGCGCTTCGGGTACACCTGGCATCCGCGCCGCGTACCCGACCCGTCCATGCCGGGCGGATGGCGCCTGCAAGAAGAGCGGTACACCCTTCACCCCGACTTCGCGCCCATCGCCGAAGAAATGTACGAGCGGAAGCTCGCCGCCCCAGTCCCTCAAGGGCTTAACACCATCGCCCATTGGCTCAACGAAGAACTGGCCATCCCAACGACCCGCGGCGGCCTGTGGCACACCAGCACAATCGCCCGATACATGGACAGTGGATTTGCGGCGGGACTGCTCCGTATGCACGACCCGGAATGCCGGTGCGGATACGGCACAAACCCGAACATGAGCAAGTGCCCCAATGGGCGAATCCTGTTCGTGCCCGGGGCACAGCCGAAGATCATCGAGCCGGACGTATGGGAGGAGTACAAAGCCCACCGCGCCCAATCCAAGAAGATACCGCCCCGCGCCCGCAAGGCCACCTACACGCTTAGCGGCCTGACCGCTCACGGACGATGCCGATACCACATGAGCCACGCCTCAGACACCGTGAAAGGCGTGCAGATACGCGGGCACTGGCTCGTGTGCAGCCGACACAAGAACGTGTCGAAACTGGCCTGCCCGGGCGGCATCAACGTGAAGCGGGAACAGGCGGAAGACGAGGTTTTCGACTGGCTCGGACGGGAACAGCTCGCCGCCGACATCGACGCCGCCCCCGCGACACCGAGCGACACCGCGCCACCCGTCGACCCGCGCATCGCACACCAGCGCGAACGTGACTGGATCAACCGGGAGTTGAAAAAGGTCGACGACGCCCTCGACCGGTTGGTTGAGGACAACGCACTGAACCCGGAAAAGTACCCGTCCGACTCCTTCGCGCGCGTACGCGACAAATGGCTCGGGAAGAAAGGAGCGTTGACCAAGCAACTAGCGGAGCTGGGCGCGGTCGAGGCACTGCCGGCGCGCTCCGACTTCCGCGAAATGATCGTCGGCCTGCTTGAAGAGTGGGAGACGTTCAAGCCGATCGAGCGGAATGCGATGCTGCGGCAGCTCGTACGCCGGGTCGTCTTCCACGACATCCGAGACGATGAGGGCAAGCTGAAGTCCGTACGTGCCGAGATCCATCCTGTCTGGGAACCCGACCCATGGGCCCCCAAGAGGATCTGCCGCGGGCCGTTCGGCACGCGCCCCGACTGGTCCCCCGCCGACCTGTGGAGCCGCGCCGCCGACCGCGAAGCCGTAGCGGGGTAG
- a CDS encoding helix-turn-helix domain-containing protein, whose protein sequence is MRTTIHARYVPSMEHRSVRGSERTSPEQFAAWLRKQLERRGYDLRPRGGGQTRFIKDSGLSAGTVSRMLSGQTTTETRTLQQLADALDLPLGEVLVAAGILSAGELENVRSPQPRHTPMTPEQAADELGIVDPHKRELFINMTETLQRQRATNGGTHTAEN, encoded by the coding sequence ATGCGCACGACCATCCATGCGCGGTATGTTCCATCCATGGAACATAGGTCCGTGCGCGGTAGCGAGCGCACATCTCCCGAACAGTTCGCCGCCTGGCTGCGGAAGCAACTGGAACGCCGCGGCTACGACCTGCGGCCCAGAGGCGGCGGGCAGACCCGATTCATCAAGGACAGCGGCCTAAGCGCCGGCACCGTAAGCCGAATGCTCAGCGGGCAGACCACCACCGAAACCCGCACCCTGCAACAACTCGCCGACGCCCTCGACCTCCCACTCGGCGAAGTCCTCGTTGCGGCAGGAATCCTCAGCGCCGGCGAACTGGAAAACGTCCGATCACCTCAACCGCGCCACACCCCCATGACGCCCGAACAGGCCGCTGACGAACTGGGCATCGTCGACCCCCACAAACGCGAGCTATTCATCAACATGACCGAGACCCTGCAACGTCAACGAGCCACCAACGGCGGCACACACACCGCCGAGAACTAG
- a CDS encoding ERF family protein, with protein MTVTTLPTALTDPRTTAPSVPARTPDVVYVPAPESAPADAPRVFTAINAVMRAAMPVGKDRRNEQQNYSFRGIDDVMSAMAGPMREHGVFILPTIAEHQQQRDGKMTRTLITMRYRVYGPAGDCLVADVPGEAFDYADKSTNKAQSAALKYLLFTLFMLPVDGRSIDDGDRHHPEPPAEHRAEQAQRQQRNQDRRQQRGQQRQQQPRRSTRAEAGPWEQPPAQQRPTSPRRDYLAEAEQATSREQFAAVRAAAAKAGAPADYLARLDQIAAQKQATAQQQQPAAPQPGPIADAPRQAMEWTQGATPAEQPVDQEQAAALGELYDAARTAGVSDRTEVDELFSARHKCAPQAATVEQIREMRDDLLDAAKGASA; from the coding sequence GTGACCGTCACCACCCTGCCCACCGCCCTTACCGACCCGCGCACGACCGCCCCCTCGGTCCCGGCCCGCACGCCCGACGTGGTGTACGTGCCCGCCCCCGAGAGCGCCCCGGCGGACGCACCGCGCGTGTTCACCGCGATCAACGCCGTCATGCGCGCCGCTATGCCGGTCGGGAAGGACCGGCGCAACGAACAGCAGAACTACTCCTTCCGCGGCATCGACGACGTGATGTCCGCCATGGCCGGCCCGATGCGCGAGCATGGCGTGTTCATCCTGCCGACGATCGCAGAGCACCAGCAGCAGCGCGACGGGAAGATGACCCGCACGTTGATCACGATGCGGTACCGCGTGTACGGGCCCGCGGGAGACTGCCTGGTTGCCGACGTGCCGGGCGAAGCGTTCGACTACGCCGACAAGAGCACCAACAAGGCCCAGTCGGCCGCCCTCAAGTACCTCTTGTTCACGCTGTTCATGCTGCCGGTGGACGGGCGCAGCATCGACGACGGCGACCGCCACCACCCCGAGCCGCCGGCCGAGCACCGCGCCGAGCAGGCGCAGCGCCAGCAGCGCAACCAGGACCGGCGCCAGCAGCGCGGGCAGCAGCGCCAGCAGCAGCCGCGACGCAGCACCCGCGCCGAGGCCGGGCCGTGGGAGCAGCCGCCCGCCCAGCAGCGGCCGACCAGTCCGCGCCGCGACTACCTCGCCGAGGCCGAGCAGGCGACCAGCCGCGAGCAGTTCGCCGCCGTACGCGCCGCCGCCGCCAAGGCAGGCGCCCCGGCCGACTACCTCGCCCGCCTCGACCAGATCGCCGCACAGAAGCAGGCGACCGCCCAACAGCAGCAGCCCGCCGCGCCGCAGCCCGGCCCGATCGCCGACGCACCGCGCCAGGCGATGGAGTGGACGCAGGGCGCCACGCCGGCCGAGCAGCCGGTCGACCAGGAGCAGGCCGCCGCGCTGGGCGAGCTGTACGACGCCGCCCGCACGGCGGGGGTGTCCGACCGTACCGAGGTCGACGAGCTGTTCAGCGCCCGCCACAAATGCGCCCCGCAGGCCGCCACCGTCGAGCAGATACGCGAGATGCGCGACGACCTGCTCGACGCCGCGAAGGGGGCGAGCGCATGA
- a CDS encoding mucin-2 produces the protein MTWFKVDDTFYGHPKTLKAGNAAVGLWVKAGAYAAQHLTEGVVPGVVAQLYGTAPQARKLVAAGLWHEHGHTCPHPKCKQPAPGDYFMHDFLIYNPTRAKVEGERARSAERQQRARERAAEQRNQERNRSDSSANRPRIDDDPAPENGEPSANQIAFPDDITGQAPTSHRDVPEASRSPRPDPARPAVPPTEVQQASYSTPAVPVNIRPLRDALTAAGVVVEWSLTSPEWFRLEAIVKRTAVPALVDHAREQWRRARSRPRSARYFLPGWSALPPVPAGGLTSPGADVIPLAVARPTRSARAADLFAAALENPKEHAQ, from the coding sequence GTGACGTGGTTCAAAGTCGACGACACGTTTTACGGCCACCCGAAGACGCTCAAGGCCGGTAACGCCGCCGTCGGTCTGTGGGTCAAGGCCGGCGCCTACGCCGCCCAGCACCTCACCGAGGGCGTCGTGCCGGGTGTCGTCGCCCAGCTCTACGGCACCGCCCCGCAGGCCCGCAAGCTGGTCGCCGCCGGTCTGTGGCATGAGCACGGGCACACGTGCCCGCACCCGAAGTGCAAGCAGCCGGCCCCCGGCGACTACTTCATGCACGACTTCCTGATCTACAACCCCACCCGCGCCAAGGTCGAGGGCGAGCGCGCACGCTCCGCCGAGCGTCAGCAGCGGGCCCGCGAGAGGGCCGCCGAGCAGCGGAACCAGGAGCGTAATCGCTCCGATTCGAGCGCGAATCGTCCGCGAATCGATGACGATCCGGCGCCGGAAAACGGTGAACCGTCCGCGAATCAGATCGCGTTTCCGGATGACATCACAGGTCAGGCGCCTACGTCACACCGTGACGTGCCGGAGGCGTCACGGTCCCCCCGACCCGACCCGGCCCGACCCGCTGTACCTCCTACGGAGGTACAGCAAGCTAGCTACTCGACCCCCGCCGTTCCGGTGAACATCCGACCGTTGCGCGACGCGCTCACCGCCGCGGGCGTCGTCGTCGAGTGGTCGCTCACCTCCCCCGAGTGGTTCCGCCTCGAAGCGATCGTGAAGCGCACCGCGGTCCCGGCCCTGGTCGACCACGCCCGCGAGCAGTGGCGCCGCGCCCGTTCCCGCCCGCGCTCCGCCCGGTACTTCCTGCCCGGCTGGTCCGCGCTCCCCCCGGTGCCCGCTGGGGGCCTGACCTCGCCCGGGGCCGACGTGATCCCCCTCGCCGTCGCCCGCCCCACCCGCAGCGCCCGCGCCGCCGATCTGTTCGCCGCCGCCCTCGAAAACCCCAAGGAGCACGCCCAGTGA
- a CDS encoding zinc finger domain-containing protein: MNRREVAALLAYAAKLDPRSAPTDESAAAETLDQWADLLADVPPAAPHPTGRAWDAAQVVRHHIATSPYPIKPSDVSRPWHAFRRDVVDRHHDPVPAVDPDDPEAYRAALVATRHAVATGTAPAATYRELTGGTREEREQAAAERLAALGDYVPTTVRDALAPYRPRQAERERLATADLPDPLDVTCPYEQCRARAGTPCVNRRRHPRRTAHPSRLDLATARRYAQESAA; this comes from the coding sequence GTGAACCGCCGTGAAGTCGCTGCCCTGCTCGCCTACGCCGCCAAGTTGGACCCGCGCAGCGCGCCCACCGACGAATCCGCCGCCGCGGAAACCCTCGATCAGTGGGCCGACCTGCTCGCCGACGTGCCGCCGGCCGCGCCGCACCCGACCGGCCGCGCGTGGGATGCCGCGCAGGTCGTACGCCACCACATCGCGACCAGCCCGTATCCGATCAAGCCGAGCGACGTGTCGCGCCCGTGGCACGCCTTCCGCCGCGACGTGGTCGACCGGCATCACGACCCCGTGCCCGCCGTCGACCCGGACGACCCCGAGGCGTACCGCGCCGCCCTGGTTGCCACCCGGCACGCCGTCGCCACCGGCACCGCCCCGGCCGCGACGTACCGCGAGTTGACCGGCGGCACCCGCGAGGAGCGCGAGCAGGCCGCCGCCGAACGCCTTGCCGCACTTGGCGACTACGTGCCCACGACCGTGCGCGACGCCCTCGCCCCGTACCGCCCGCGCCAGGCCGAGCGGGAACGCCTCGCCACCGCCGATCTGCCCGACCCGCTCGACGTGACGTGCCCGTACGAGCAGTGCCGCGCCCGCGCCGGAACGCCGTGTGTGAACCGCCGCCGCCATCCGCGCCGCACCGCGCACCCCTCGCGTCTCGACCTCGCCACCGCCCGCCGCTACGCCCAGGAGTCGGCCGCATGA